Proteins from a single region of Scytonema millei VB511283:
- a CDS encoding cation-transporting P-type ATPase yields the protein MTTTATGSQLERQYHGLSAKEVANLLNANPERGLTAAEVKQRLNQYGENELKAKPGKPAWWRFLLQFNQPLLYILLIAGIIKAFLGSWTNAIVIWGVTVINAIIGFVQESKAEGAIAALAQAVTTEATVLRDGQKIRIPSKEIVPGDIVMLTSGDKVPADLRLVNSRNLQVDESALTGESVPVEKSTAPLQLDAPLAERLNMAYAGSFVTFGQGSGIVVATAGNTEVGRISQTIEQRTNLSTPLTRKFDKFSRTLLYVILGLAALTLAVGLGQGQTFAGMFEAAVALAVSAIPEGLPAVVTVTLAIGVNRMARRHAIIRKLPAVETLGGATVICSDKTGTLTENQMTVQAIYAGGDRFTVSGTGYSPEGEIRELGERLPVALRECLIAGLLCNDSRLEEKNDRWVVVGDPTEGALIAVAKKAGISQSELVESIPRLDVIPFESQFQYMATLHEVGSRESVRAGLGTRPYRSGEESKVIYVKGSVEAILSRTRQMLDKNGNPISLNRAEVEQQVELMAKQGLRVLAFAKKAVGDNQTSVDHNEIESDLVFIGLQGMIDPPRAEAIAAVRNCQSAGIGVKMITGDHITTARAIAERMGLQKDGKVEAFEGQQLAQMDDRQLAQAVEDGVVFARVAPAQKLRLVEALQSKGEIVAMTGDGVNDAPALRQADIGVAMGGAGTDVAREAADMLLTDDNFASIEAAVEEGRTVYQNLRKAIAFILPVNGGESMTILISALLARDLPILSLQVLWLNMVNSVAMTVPLAFEPKSEGVMQQPPRNPREPLISGKLLQRILAISAFNWILIFGFFEAVRQNTGDVTLARTMAIQALVAARIVYLLSISHLGKAIALRIRGRRVSIGGTKAIALGILAAVVLQIVFSQWSVMNNLFATAPLNLNQWLICLLPALPMIPLAILVNWIDRPE from the coding sequence ATGACAACCACTGCAACAGGTAGCCAATTAGAGCGTCAATACCACGGACTTTCAGCTAAGGAAGTAGCTAACTTACTTAATGCCAATCCCGAAAGGGGTTTAACAGCAGCAGAAGTTAAGCAAAGGTTGAACCAATATGGAGAGAACGAACTCAAGGCGAAGCCAGGTAAACCTGCATGGTGGCGATTTTTGCTGCAATTCAATCAGCCTTTACTTTATATCCTGCTAATTGCAGGGATAATCAAAGCCTTTTTGGGTTCTTGGACAAATGCGATCGTGATTTGGGGTGTAACGGTAATTAACGCTATTATCGGTTTCGTACAAGAATCAAAAGCAGAAGGCGCGATCGCCGCTTTAGCACAAGCCGTCACCACAGAAGCAACTGTATTGCGCGACGGGCAAAAGATCCGCATTCCCTCAAAAGAGATCGTACCTGGCGATATCGTCATGCTGACTTCTGGCGATAAAGTGCCAGCCGATCTGCGCTTGGTAAATAGCCGGAACTTGCAAGTAGACGAATCAGCTCTCACTGGCGAATCTGTCCCAGTGGAAAAGTCAACCGCTCCACTTCAGCTTGATGCTCCCTTAGCAGAACGGCTTAACATGGCGTATGCAGGTAGCTTTGTTACCTTCGGACAGGGAAGCGGTATTGTTGTAGCCACAGCAGGCAATACGGAGGTAGGGCGCATTTCCCAAACCATCGAGCAACGGACTAACCTGAGTACACCTCTAACTCGTAAGTTTGACAAATTTAGCCGCACGTTACTCTACGTCATTTTAGGTCTGGCAGCACTCACATTAGCGGTAGGTTTGGGTCAAGGGCAGACATTTGCAGGAATGTTTGAAGCCGCTGTCGCCTTGGCAGTCAGTGCCATTCCTGAAGGACTGCCAGCAGTGGTGACGGTGACGTTGGCAATTGGAGTCAACCGCATGGCACGCCGCCACGCCATTATCCGCAAATTACCTGCGGTAGAGACTTTAGGCGGCGCGACAGTCATTTGCTCTGATAAAACGGGGACGCTGACAGAAAACCAAATGACAGTGCAAGCGATTTATGCCGGAGGCGATCGCTTTACTGTTAGCGGTACGGGTTACAGTCCAGAAGGGGAGATAAGAGAGCTGGGGGAGAGGCTACCTGTAGCTCTGCGGGAGTGTTTGATTGCTGGGCTGCTTTGCAATGACTCGCGGTTGGAAGAAAAGAACGATCGCTGGGTAGTAGTAGGAGATCCGACAGAAGGAGCTTTGATTGCAGTTGCCAAGAAAGCAGGGATAAGTCAGTCCGAATTAGTAGAGTCCATTCCCCGACTGGATGTAATTCCCTTTGAATCGCAGTTTCAGTACATGGCGACGTTGCATGAAGTCGGGAGTCGGGAGTCAGTAAGGGCGGGTTTAGGAACCCGCCCGTACAGGAGTGGAGAAGAATCTAAAGTTATTTATGTTAAAGGTTCGGTGGAGGCGATTTTGAGTCGCACGCGGCAAATGCTGGATAAAAATGGCAATCCGATTTCTCTTAACCGCGCCGAAGTCGAACAGCAGGTTGAGTTAATGGCAAAGCAGGGATTGCGAGTGTTGGCTTTTGCCAAAAAAGCAGTTGGGGATAACCAGACCTCTGTAGACCATAATGAGATCGAATCCGATCTGGTTTTTATCGGCTTGCAGGGAATGATCGATCCGCCACGCGCTGAAGCGATCGCCGCAGTGCGTAACTGTCAATCGGCGGGAATTGGCGTGAAGATGATTACTGGCGACCACATTACCACAGCTAGGGCGATCGCCGAACGGATGGGTTTGCAAAAAGATGGCAAGGTGGAGGCATTTGAAGGGCAGCAACTCGCCCAAATGGACGATCGCCAATTAGCGCAAGCGGTAGAAGACGGTGTAGTTTTTGCCAGAGTCGCCCCAGCCCAAAAATTGCGGTTGGTAGAAGCATTACAATCCAAAGGCGAAATTGTGGCGATGACAGGGGACGGGGTGAATGATGCCCCAGCTCTCAGACAAGCTGATATTGGCGTAGCGATGGGTGGTGCGGGAACGGATGTTGCCAGGGAAGCCGCCGATATGCTGCTGACGGATGATAACTTTGCTTCGATTGAAGCCGCAGTAGAGGAAGGACGGACGGTATATCAAAATTTACGCAAGGCGATCGCGTTTATCTTACCCGTCAATGGTGGCGAGTCGATGACAATTTTAATTAGTGCTTTACTCGCCAGAGATCTACCAATTCTGTCTTTACAAGTTTTGTGGTTAAATATGGTCAACTCAGTGGCGATGACAGTACCGCTTGCATTTGAACCCAAGTCTGAGGGGGTAATGCAACAACCGCCGCGTAACCCAAGAGAACCGTTAATCTCAGGAAAACTGTTACAGAGGATTCTGGCAATTTCTGCCTTTAACTGGATTCTGATTTTTGGTTTTTTCGAGGCGGTACGTCAAAATACGGGAGATGTCACCTTGGCGCGAACGATGGCAATTCAAGCTTTGGTTGCAGCTAGAATCGTG